A stretch of the Desulfobacter sp. genome encodes the following:
- a CDS encoding outer membrane protein transport protein has protein sequence MKKWFNPVLLVVLILGTAISAVPAFGSGIDNKQSFSAAYAGSLSRNAATDEPDIAAYNPAGMMMLKNGLHFEFNIQPFTFDYEHSYGNETHTASPNLASPTAFAIHKSDNWAFWGAFTVNGGGGEVEYDNGNIITEGIGNMGALGMFTDGFPTSQIPAGAPGLSMPGGTLSNEYAYVESYDYTFTTGVSYKINEMFALAAGVRYVITDKEVDIHGDYTDPVGTMTHVAGKYEQEADGFGGIFGINIHPSDTVNIGIRYETRVNLDWETTVAGESKGTVGESILGVFGRQDGQSYARDLPAVLALGVEWSIMPKLTISPSYTLYFEKDADWGDQNDSVDGNSYDLALSLRYDFSEKWTGTIGYMYTDVDMKPQNFGIIEKMSPPLDCHTLAVGGKYKWNERLAFTLGLAGFFYIDDTAPAVTATPIPGNPTITPEVTYDKVLYQCAVGIRYSFF, from the coding sequence ATGAAAAAATGGTTTAACCCCGTGCTGTTGGTGGTATTAATTCTGGGAACGGCAATTTCAGCGGTTCCGGCTTTTGGGAGTGGTATTGACAACAAACAGAGTTTCTCTGCGGCCTATGCCGGCAGTCTGAGCCGGAATGCAGCCACCGACGAACCCGATATAGCCGCCTACAACCCGGCCGGCATGATGATGCTAAAAAATGGGCTACATTTCGAATTTAATATACAGCCATTTACCTTTGATTATGAGCACAGCTATGGAAATGAAACCCATACGGCCAGCCCCAACCTTGCCTCCCCCACAGCCTTTGCCATTCACAAATCCGACAACTGGGCATTCTGGGGCGCCTTCACCGTCAACGGCGGGGGCGGCGAAGTTGAATACGACAACGGGAATATCATTACCGAAGGGATCGGGAACATGGGTGCTCTGGGAATGTTCACAGATGGTTTTCCCACATCACAAATTCCTGCGGGTGCTCCCGGCTTGAGTATGCCTGGCGGAACCCTGTCCAATGAGTATGCCTATGTTGAAAGCTATGATTATACATTCACCACAGGGGTCTCCTATAAAATCAATGAGATGTTCGCCCTGGCCGCAGGCGTAAGGTACGTGATCACGGACAAGGAGGTGGATATCCACGGGGATTATACCGACCCGGTCGGTACCATGACCCATGTGGCAGGAAAATACGAACAGGAAGCCGACGGGTTCGGCGGAATCTTCGGCATCAACATCCACCCCTCGGACACCGTGAATATCGGTATCCGATATGAAACAAGGGTTAACCTGGACTGGGAAACCACCGTAGCAGGTGAATCCAAAGGTACGGTCGGAGAATCAATCCTCGGTGTTTTCGGCAGACAGGACGGCCAGAGTTATGCCAGGGACCTCCCGGCTGTTCTGGCCCTGGGCGTTGAATGGAGCATCATGCCCAAATTAACCATCAGCCCCTCCTACACCCTTTACTTTGAAAAAGATGCGGACTGGGGAGACCAGAACGATTCTGTGGACGGCAACTCCTATGACCTTGCCCTGAGCCTTAGGTACGATTTCAGCGAAAAATGGACCGGCACAATTGGATATATGTACACAGACGTGGACATGAAGCCTCAAAACTTCGGGATCATCGAAAAAATGAGCCCTCCCCTGGACTGCCACACCCTTGCAGTCGGGGGTAAATATAAATGGAACGAACGCCTGGCCTTCACCCTTGGCCTGGCCGGTTTTTTTTATATAGACGATACAGCACCGGCAGTAACCGCGACCCCAATTCCAGGAAACCCGACGATCACACCGGAAGTTACCTATGACAAGGTATTGTACCAGTGCGCCGTCGGCATTCGGTATTCCTTCTTTTAA
- a CDS encoding TetR/AcrR family transcriptional regulator encodes MADSEKRNQILKAASHSFALYGFSKTTMDDIGKLVGLNKASLYYYYKNKEAIFCKIIERECQGFISSLEKKINRLSQWDVKIQAYLLERQQYLKETVNLHKLSVKTTEQLQFQPMFKTLAANFEAQESELIKNILDRAQADDLIHPVDTQKTAWIILSLADSMKSRGMDMKNGYMISDQFNFKTIAEDTRFAVELILEGLKKRLTP; translated from the coding sequence ATGGCCGATTCAGAAAAAAGAAACCAAATACTAAAGGCTGCCAGCCACAGCTTTGCCCTTTACGGATTCTCCAAAACCACCATGGATGATATCGGCAAATTGGTGGGACTGAACAAGGCCTCCTTGTACTATTACTATAAAAACAAGGAAGCCATATTCTGCAAAATCATTGAAAGAGAATGCCAAGGCTTTATCTCCTCTCTGGAAAAAAAGATCAATCGCTTGTCCCAATGGGACGTCAAAATTCAGGCCTATCTTTTGGAACGCCAGCAATACTTGAAAGAGACCGTCAATCTTCACAAGCTCTCGGTAAAAACCACCGAGCAGCTTCAGTTCCAACCCATGTTCAAAACCCTGGCCGCCAACTTTGAAGCCCAGGAATCCGAGTTAATCAAAAACATTTTAGACCGGGCTCAGGCAGACGACCTCATCCACCCCGTGGATACCCAAAAAACCGCATGGATCATCCTCTCCCTTGCCGATAGCATGAAAAGCAGAGGCATGGACATGAAAAACGGATACATGATTTCAGATCAGTTTAATTTTAAAACCATTGCTGAAGATACCCGGTTTGCAGTTGAACTCATCTTGGAAGGGCTCAAAAAAAGGCTAACCCCCTGA